A DNA window from Amycolatopsis sp. DSM 110486 contains the following coding sequences:
- a CDS encoding HAD family hydrolase: MNQTYPVLLDFAVSGTGTLLVALHVPGENRRSWDRLMLESHFRVIHVDLPRPAAHDVLTLADDLHAVVEAVAPGHRPRLVGQSIGAVVAAAYAAAHPAGEVANLDQLLELSVVDFRRWVARSTSTPAWLVALDIDGTLLREDGSVSDAVLTQVHRLDAAGHHVVLTTGRSAATTVPLLDRLGITPQFLVCANGAVTLHRDLDVPGGYRRGRVESFDPADVLRSIRAHLPDARFAAEDNHGRYRLTEPFPFGTTGFDDEPVQVAFEDLLGHPATRVVAFAPGHDMTDFLSVVGKMSLRRVSFAVGCTPWLDLAAEGVNKARAAEGVRAELGVPRERVLAVGDGHNDLELLAWAAERGRGVAMGQSPAELIAAAGELTGTVHEDGLAQVLATL, from the coding sequence ATGAACCAGACGTACCCCGTGCTGCTCGATTTCGCCGTGAGTGGCACCGGCACCCTCCTCGTCGCCCTGCACGTACCCGGTGAAAACCGTCGATCGTGGGACCGGCTCATGCTCGAGAGCCACTTTCGCGTGATCCACGTCGATCTGCCACGGCCGGCTGCCCACGACGTCCTCACCCTCGCAGACGACTTGCACGCCGTCGTCGAGGCGGTCGCGCCGGGGCATCGGCCGCGGCTGGTAGGGCAGTCGATCGGCGCGGTGGTCGCCGCCGCGTACGCCGCTGCCCACCCCGCAGGCGAAGTGGCCAACCTGGACCAGCTGCTCGAACTGTCCGTTGTGGACTTCCGGCGGTGGGTCGCACGCAGCACCTCCACACCGGCATGGCTCGTCGCCCTGGACATCGACGGGACCCTGCTGCGCGAAGACGGGTCCGTGAGCGACGCGGTGCTCACGCAGGTCCACCGGCTCGATGCCGCCGGGCACCATGTGGTGCTCACCACCGGCCGCTCCGCAGCGACCACCGTCCCGCTGCTCGACCGTCTCGGCATCACCCCGCAGTTCCTGGTGTGCGCCAACGGAGCGGTGACCCTACACCGGGATCTGGACGTCCCAGGCGGCTACCGGCGCGGCCGGGTGGAGTCCTTCGACCCGGCCGACGTGCTCCGGTCGATCCGCGCACATCTGCCCGACGCCCGCTTCGCCGCCGAGGACAACCACGGTCGTTACCGCCTCACGGAACCCTTCCCGTTCGGCACGACCGGATTCGACGACGAGCCGGTACAGGTGGCGTTCGAGGACCTTTTGGGCCATCCCGCGACCCGCGTCGTCGCGTTCGCGCCCGGCCACGACATGACCGATTTCCTTTCCGTGGTGGGGAAAATGAGCCTGCGGCGGGTGAGTTTCGCCGTCGGCTGCACACCGTGGCTCGACCTCGCCGCCGAGGGCGTCAACAAGGCCAGGGCGGCTGAAGGCGTACGCGCCGAGCTCGGCGTCCCCCGCGAGCGGGTCCTGGCCGTCGGCGACGGCCACAACGACCTCGAACTGCTCGCCTGGGCGGCCGAGCGCGGCCGCGGCGTCGCGATGGGACAGTCGCCCGCCGAGCTGATCGCGGCCGCCGGCGAACTGACCGGAACCGTCCACGAAGACGGGCTCGCCCAGGTCCTCGCCACGCTGTAG
- a CDS encoding PLP-dependent aminotransferase family protein: MSGTRANSPEEKRSAEGLGADLYLDHLDLRGRHGVRTSLMDALREAVRTGRLVPGAQLPSSRTLAADLSIARNTVADAYAELVAEGWLTARQGSGTRVARRAEPRRAPTPGSDRVALRRPTPIRTPDTRFSLLPGNPDLASFPRAQWLAASRRAIMAAPHEALGYGDPRGRVELRTALADYLARARGVYASPERIVICAGFVHGLRLIGSVLKARSVRTVAVETYGVPQYYDLLTETGLQTPALPLDEDGTRIEELASLDAGAVLLTPAHQYPTGGALRPDRRAAVIDWARATGGLVLEDDYDGEFRYDRQPIGALQGLDPDRVVYFGTASKSLAPGLRIGWMVLPRSVTQGVIAAKGHVDWAPGSFDQLTLAEFLTSGDYDRHVRAMRLRYRRRRDQLVAAVAEQAPGIRVSGIAAGLHAVLDLPPGTERSVIAAGARVGVALDGLGDFAHPSVRESHPDDAGERPVPRGDGLVVGYATPSDSAWAGALAALCQVLPR; encoded by the coding sequence ATGTCGGGAACACGGGCCAATTCGCCGGAGGAAAAGCGGTCCGCCGAGGGTCTCGGCGCTGATCTGTACCTGGATCACCTGGACCTTCGCGGTCGCCACGGCGTGCGCACTTCGCTCATGGACGCCCTGCGCGAGGCCGTCCGCACGGGCCGCCTCGTGCCCGGCGCGCAGTTGCCGTCGTCGCGGACGCTGGCGGCTGATCTGTCGATCGCGCGCAACACCGTGGCCGACGCGTACGCCGAGCTCGTAGCCGAAGGCTGGCTCACCGCGCGGCAGGGTTCGGGCACGCGCGTCGCCCGCCGGGCGGAGCCCCGTCGTGCGCCGACACCTGGCTCCGACCGCGTCGCGCTCCGCCGGCCGACGCCGATCCGCACGCCCGACACGCGGTTCAGCCTGCTGCCCGGCAACCCGGACCTGGCGAGTTTCCCGCGCGCGCAATGGCTCGCGGCGTCCCGGCGCGCGATCATGGCCGCGCCCCACGAAGCCCTCGGCTACGGCGACCCGCGCGGCCGCGTCGAACTCCGCACGGCGCTCGCCGACTACCTCGCGCGCGCCCGCGGCGTTTACGCGTCGCCCGAGCGCATCGTGATCTGCGCGGGGTTCGTCCATGGGCTGCGCCTGATCGGCAGCGTGCTGAAGGCGCGCAGCGTGCGGACCGTCGCCGTCGAGACGTACGGCGTGCCCCAGTACTACGACCTGCTCACCGAAACCGGCCTGCAGACGCCGGCTCTGCCGCTGGACGAGGACGGCACGCGGATCGAGGAACTCGCCTCCCTCGACGCGGGTGCGGTCCTGCTCACGCCAGCGCACCAGTACCCGACCGGCGGTGCGCTGCGTCCGGACCGCCGGGCCGCCGTCATCGACTGGGCGCGGGCGACCGGCGGGCTGGTGCTCGAGGACGACTACGACGGCGAGTTCCGGTACGACCGCCAGCCCATTGGTGCGCTGCAAGGCCTTGACCCCGATCGGGTCGTCTATTTCGGCACCGCGAGCAAATCGCTCGCGCCCGGGCTGCGCATCGGGTGGATGGTGCTACCCCGGTCGGTGACGCAGGGCGTGATCGCCGCCAAGGGCCACGTGGACTGGGCACCCGGGTCCTTCGACCAGCTGACGCTCGCCGAGTTCCTCACGTCCGGCGACTACGACCGGCACGTGCGGGCGATGCGGCTGCGCTACCGGCGCCGCCGTGACCAGCTGGTCGCGGCGGTCGCGGAGCAGGCGCCAGGGATTCGCGTGTCAGGGATCGCGGCGGGTCTTCACGCGGTGCTCGACCTCCCGCCGGGCACCGAGCGGTCGGTGATCGCCGCGGGTGCCCGGGTGGGTGTCGCTCTCGACGGGCTGGGGGACTTCGCGCACCCGTCAGTGCGGGAGTCCCATCCGGACGATGCGGGGGAGCGACCGGTGCCGCGCGGTGACGGGCTCGTCGTGGGGTACGCCACCCCGTCCGACAGTGCGTGGGCGGGCGCGCTCGCCGCGCTGTGCCAGGTGCTGCCTCGCTGA
- a CDS encoding MFS transporter: protein MSSLDVRETPGEPPPGISTKFAVLLAVVCGIAVANIYYAQPLLEEIGNDLGVGPAGLGFVSTVTQVGYFAGLIFIVPLGDLLNRRVLIPIGSVIAAVALVAVAVSPGPVTFFIASGVVGLATVVQQVIIAYSAVLSSPESRGRVLGIVTSGVVIGILLARTISGLLADAFGWRSVFVVSALLMLGVALVLGVKLPPELPNRPSVSYRKLITSIVTLTARERVFRVRSLITLFMFAGFGALWGSMALPLSADPWNLSTSTVGLFGLVGAAGAFGAARAGALADRGRAQWVTGITLVLFAVSWLPIAWLPHSLIPLLIGIVVIDFAGQAIHVTNQHLIVGINPNASSRLIGSNMAYYSVGFGGGAVAATTVYSAWGWTAVSILGAGFSLVALLIWGVDRISSARNAGPALAETTVS from the coding sequence ATGAGTTCACTCGACGTCCGGGAAACGCCCGGCGAACCACCACCCGGCATCAGCACCAAGTTCGCGGTCCTGCTGGCCGTTGTCTGCGGGATCGCAGTCGCCAACATCTACTACGCCCAGCCGTTGCTGGAGGAGATCGGGAACGACCTCGGGGTCGGGCCGGCCGGGCTGGGGTTCGTGTCGACCGTGACCCAAGTCGGCTACTTCGCCGGACTGATCTTCATCGTGCCGCTCGGCGACCTGCTCAACCGGCGGGTCCTCATTCCGATCGGGTCGGTGATCGCGGCGGTGGCCCTGGTCGCCGTGGCCGTCTCACCGGGGCCGGTGACGTTCTTCATCGCCAGCGGTGTCGTCGGACTGGCGACCGTGGTGCAGCAGGTCATCATCGCCTACTCGGCCGTGCTGAGCAGCCCTGAATCGCGGGGCCGGGTCCTCGGCATCGTGACCAGCGGCGTCGTCATCGGCATCCTGCTCGCCCGAACGATCTCCGGCCTGCTGGCCGACGCATTCGGCTGGCGCTCGGTCTTCGTCGTCTCCGCCCTGCTGATGCTCGGAGTGGCCCTCGTCCTCGGTGTCAAGTTGCCGCCGGAGCTGCCGAACCGACCGTCGGTCTCGTACCGCAAGCTGATCACGTCGATCGTCACGCTGACCGCGCGCGAACGCGTGTTCCGCGTGCGCAGCCTCATCACGCTGTTCATGTTCGCCGGCTTCGGCGCGCTGTGGGGCTCGATGGCACTGCCGCTTTCGGCTGACCCGTGGAACTTGTCGACATCGACGGTCGGGCTCTTCGGCCTCGTCGGCGCCGCGGGCGCGTTCGGCGCCGCCCGCGCGGGCGCGCTGGCCGACCGCGGCCGGGCGCAGTGGGTCACCGGCATCACGCTGGTGCTGTTCGCGGTGTCCTGGCTGCCGATCGCCTGGCTGCCCCACTCCCTCATTCCGCTGCTCATCGGAATCGTGGTCATCGACTTCGCCGGCCAGGCCATCCACGTCACCAACCAGCACCTGATCGTCGGCATCAACCCCAACGCGAGCAGCCGGCTCATCGGCAGCAACATGGCGTACTACTCCGTAGGCTTCGGCGGCGGTGCCGTCGCGGCGACCACGGTGTACAGCGCGTGGGGCTGGACCGCCGTGAGCATCCTCGGCGCCGGCTTCAGCCTGGTGGCCCTACTGATCTGGGGCGTCGACCGGATCTCTTCCGCTCGCAACGCCGGGCCGGCGCTGGCCGAAACGACAGTGTCCTGA
- a CDS encoding SDR family oxidoreductase, protein MKVFLAGASGVLGQRLIPRLVEAGHEVGAMTRSSAKMEGLVHLGAVAILCDVFDRDELVQTVHDFKPDVILNELTDLPDDVTKIGDHGERNARIRTEGNQNLIEAARKSGSPKILAQSVAWQLPDGPDALAVAELERSVLAEGGVVLSYGQFYGSGTYNEQEKPAEPRVHIDRAAERTVEALDEPSGVVVIVD, encoded by the coding sequence ATGAAGGTATTCCTCGCCGGCGCTTCCGGCGTTCTCGGTCAGCGGCTCATCCCGCGGCTGGTCGAGGCCGGACACGAAGTCGGCGCCATGACGCGCTCGTCGGCCAAAATGGAAGGGCTCGTCCACCTCGGCGCCGTCGCGATCCTGTGCGACGTCTTCGACCGCGACGAACTCGTGCAGACGGTCCACGACTTCAAACCGGACGTCATCCTCAATGAGCTGACCGACCTGCCGGACGACGTCACGAAGATCGGCGATCACGGCGAGCGCAACGCGCGTATCCGCACCGAGGGCAACCAGAACCTGATCGAAGCCGCCCGCAAGAGCGGCTCCCCGAAGATCCTGGCCCAGAGCGTCGCCTGGCAGCTGCCCGACGGCCCCGACGCACTCGCCGTCGCGGAGCTCGAGCGCTCCGTCCTCGCCGAGGGTGGCGTGGTGCTCAGCTACGGGCAGTTCTACGGCTCCGGCACCTACAACGAGCAGGAAAAGCCCGCGGAACCCCGGGTCCACATCGACCGCGCGGCCGAACGCACGGTGGAGGCCCTTGACGAGCCCTCGGGCGTCGTCGTCATCGTCGACTGA
- a CDS encoding aldo/keto reductase: MGLGAMSFAGVYGQNLADGSDTPRDLVSRALELGTTMIDTADVYGPSEEVLGEAIAGRRDQVVVATKFGIVQRPMDGKPAIINGTPAYVRERVERSLKRLRTDYIDVYYQHRADPAVPIEETVGAMAELVQAGKVRYLGLSEAAPDTIRRAHAVHPITAVQSEWSLWSREVETEVLPACQELGIGLVAFSPLGRGALTGTFTSRDDLPESDHRRTMPRFAAETFDANLASVNTVREISAVHGATPGQVAIAWLLAQTPSVVPIPGTRRRAYLEQNTAAADLALTDDEIARLNEIKVAGARESDLSHNWSFGVTPPLTH; this comes from the coding sequence GTGGGGCTCGGAGCGATGAGCTTCGCGGGCGTCTACGGGCAGAATCTCGCCGACGGCTCCGACACCCCTCGGGATCTGGTCAGCCGCGCTCTCGAGCTCGGCACCACCATGATCGACACTGCCGACGTCTACGGCCCCAGCGAGGAGGTGCTCGGAGAAGCCATCGCCGGTAGGCGCGATCAGGTTGTCGTGGCTACGAAGTTCGGCATCGTCCAACGGCCGATGGACGGCAAGCCGGCCATCATCAATGGGACGCCCGCATACGTGCGTGAGCGCGTCGAGCGCTCGCTGAAGAGGTTGCGCACGGACTACATCGACGTCTACTACCAGCATCGGGCCGACCCGGCGGTGCCGATCGAGGAGACCGTGGGGGCGATGGCGGAGCTCGTCCAGGCCGGCAAGGTCCGCTACCTCGGCCTGTCGGAGGCCGCGCCGGACACCATTCGTCGTGCGCACGCAGTCCATCCCATCACCGCGGTGCAGTCGGAATGGTCGCTGTGGTCGCGCGAGGTAGAGACCGAAGTGCTGCCTGCATGCCAGGAGCTGGGTATCGGCCTCGTGGCATTCAGCCCGCTGGGCCGAGGCGCGCTGACCGGCACCTTCACCTCCCGCGACGACCTGCCCGAAAGTGACCACCGGCGCACGATGCCACGCTTTGCCGCGGAAACGTTCGACGCCAACCTGGCATCGGTGAACACCGTCCGGGAGATTTCTGCGGTGCACGGCGCCACGCCCGGGCAGGTCGCCATCGCCTGGCTGCTCGCGCAGACGCCCAGCGTCGTGCCCATCCCCGGCACGCGCCGCCGGGCCTACCTCGAACAGAACACCGCGGCCGCCGATCTCGCCCTCACCGACGACGAGATCGCGCGCTTGAACGAGATCAAGGTCGCCGGCGCGCGTGAATCCGACCTCAGCCACAACTGGAGCTTCGGCGTCACCCCGCCCCTGACCCACTGA
- a CDS encoding TetR/AcrR family transcriptional regulator yields the protein MTETKQHASGAEARRRDSAATKRALLAAAREVFTRQGYDNAGLRDIAQRAGTDKRLIGRYFGSKENLFAEVVAEAYEKMLLSAPEATHATAVALLSGAEPDNPDGLLLTLRSASSERAAEIMRDSIERTCEAALADALIGPDAVGRAALLLSICAGVHLQRNILHSRSLTNADNTDRLVPYLKAALDAIAATPAAAPAGDSVDQSPQSD from the coding sequence GTGACGGAGACCAAGCAGCACGCCTCTGGAGCCGAAGCTCGGCGCAGGGATTCGGCTGCGACGAAGCGGGCGCTGCTGGCCGCCGCACGCGAAGTCTTCACCCGTCAGGGGTACGACAACGCGGGCCTCCGGGACATCGCCCAGCGGGCCGGGACCGACAAACGTCTGATCGGCCGCTACTTCGGCTCAAAGGAGAACCTGTTCGCGGAGGTAGTCGCCGAGGCGTACGAGAAAATGTTGCTGTCGGCCCCCGAGGCGACCCACGCGACGGCCGTCGCCCTTCTCAGCGGCGCCGAACCTGACAACCCCGACGGGCTTCTCTTGACGCTTCGCTCCGCCTCCAGCGAACGCGCCGCCGAGATCATGCGCGACAGCATCGAGCGCACCTGCGAAGCCGCCCTCGCCGACGCACTGATCGGACCGGATGCGGTCGGCCGGGCCGCGCTGCTGCTCTCCATCTGCGCCGGGGTTCACCTCCAACGCAACATCCTCCACAGCAGGTCCCTCACGAACGCGGACAACACGGACCGGCTCGTGCCCTACCTCAAAGCTGCCCTTGACGCGATCGCCGCAACTCCGGCCGCGGCCCCCGCCGGAGACAGTGTGGACCAGTCACCGCAATCAGACTGA